The DNA sequence ACGTCGAACAGAATCTTTGCTTCCAGAATTGTGGATCTGCCGTAGTTGTGCAAGCCTTATCCAGGGATATGTACGAGGCTGTGTGCTGAGATGCACCGGTCAAAGCAAGATAAGGCAAAGTGTACAGTAATCAATGTCGTGATAAGTTCATTGTGGAAGGTTGGAAACTATCTGCCTAGATCTAAGATAAACTGTGCTCAGCGCTCGTATGCTGAAACATTTGGGTGCCTAAAACTCCTGCGCCATTGATGCCCCTGTAGACGCTCAAATCCTGACGAGTCGTGATGCGATAAGGAACTTTCTTGAAAATAAACCGTAAACGCCAAGCTAAATGGAAGACCTACGCTGACACACAAGAGAGATTCCGATGGCTCTGGACCAGTATGTATTTAACAGATGAAAAATGAAATAATGTTGTTAAACTGAGCAGAGTATGCTTCGTCGTGATAGATTGTGCCATGAGCTGCGGTTCTTGGCGGGTGGAGACTTGAGTTGCGCTACTTCGGGCGAATTTCCAGGTGGAGCCCGGGATTCAAGTTCGTGTTTTCTTTTGCTGAGTCGGCTCTTGGATGCTTCCAGGGTAACCACTCTTATCATGTCATCTTTGTCGTCGTCCTTGCATGAGTCGGATTTGGACTCTGTTCTGGAGGTTCCTACTGGATGTAAGCATTTGTACATGGAAAAAGCAACAAGCAACGTACGAGAGGAGGCTGAAGTGCGCCTTGACGTGTGAGAGCATGCATCAGTAGAGTCATCGGGAGATGAGACATATGATAGCGGGCTTGGGCGTTTCGTCATAGAAGACCTCCTGCTCCGGGTTGGATAGGACCGTGGACGATAGTTCGCAGGAGGTAGATGCGCAGGTAATGCAGACACTGGGGGTGGACCATCGAGTTCACCTGGCGTCGTCGGACGACTGCGACTCAATCCGGCTTTACCATCGGATTCTGCTGAAAAGCGTCGCATGACTGCCTCTATAGAGAGCTCCTCGCGGGGTTTGCACTGGTGGCTGGCGCTTCGGTGAATGTTCTTCGGTACTCCGCTCCTGGCACGCAGTGCTGGGTGTATGAGGTCTGGGTTGTTGGCCGCCTGGTCCAGTTGACGTTGCACAGCTTCAGGCAGTGGCTGAGAAACGGTTCTGCTCCTTCTCGCAGCCTTGATCCTGGCCTGTAATTCCTCTGCGCCCACCGGTTTCGCGCCCACAGCAGATGGGAGGTCGTCTGCCAGAGGGTTTGAAAAATTCCTGTACTGCACAGACGCGGGTCTAGAGGGCTTTGTGGGAACAGCGGCAGGCCTTTGCTCGCTGACTGATGCTGCGATGGTTTGGGGGTAGGAGGAGCGTGACATGGTAATTGGGTTGGTGACAATGGCAATGCGAGTGTAGTGTAGCAAAGACGTCCAGGGCGGCTGGTAAGAGGTATCTCAGTCTCCGGGTAGGCGTAATCTATAATGGAGCATTTATTTCCCAACAAGACGGACGGGAGCCACCTCGGTAGCGTAGGAACTGGGTTTCGGTCAATGCGCCGCCTCTTCTAGCGCTTCGGATTGCGGATCGATCTTTGAGGCGCAGGTGCTGAAACTAGTTGCAGTTAGCGAGCGCTGATAAACCATCCAAAGTCGCTTAGCGGTCGCCAGCACATTTCAACTCTTGTGTTTGAGGCAGGCGAGCCTGGCCTCTAGTAGGCCATGGCCGTACGAAAGCGGTAATGGACATGGAAAATGGCGCGATATCTCGGACATTGTGATTGGCCTCCCACGTTATCGTTCCCCAATAGTGGAAGGCAGGCTAGACTTGTACCGGCGCGTCAGGGCATACCGTACCGTGTCTATAGTTAGCCATGCGAGGTTGTGGAAAAGTATATGAGTGGGCTTTTTGTTAAGACATGTGTGGTACAAGATAGTGTGTCGAGACGGTCGCGACGATCGCGACCGTGACAGGTCGTCATGGTCGGGTTTGAATGACGCGTGTGAGTATAGGGGGTTGCAAGTCCATGTTTCGTCCGGGCTCGCGTGCAGTCGTCCTCGGAGGGAACATGTCAGCTCGTACACGGTCTATTGACTGCACGGCACTTGGTGTTGCTCTTGCTCCCGTGGGTCTTTGTCGGCGAAGGTGTTAACAGATGACTTATTCTTCGCAGTAATCTGGGGTAATTCGCGGTGAGATACGGGAAAGCAGAGCGGGGAAAACCCGTGTTGATGCTGTGATTACGGTCTTTGCGTCGTAAATTCCATGCTTCGTGTCCGGATTAAGCTTGCCTCGGCTGGTGATCCACTTGGCATGTGGGCAGGTCGCGGTGGATGCGACTGCCAAAGTTTGACATGTCGTGGAAGACATGTACCAGAGAAATGAGGATTACAGATGTCCATGTCATGGTTGTCTGGTACGGAGCTGGATGATTGCGACAGTGCAGGGCACGTGATGTACACAGTGTGTGACAGCTGTCTGCGGTTTACCGACATGTGTGTGTTGGTGCGTGTCACATAGTCGATACAGATGAAATACAGATGAAATACAGATGAAATGCATCCAAGGACATGTATCCATGTGATGAAGGTGACGACGTCTGACTGGCGCCAACGCCAAGGGGGGATTGCGTCAGTGAGGCGATTCGCGGGCGGCGTCGAGGTATCGTCGTACCGGGCGCAAGCTGGACTCCGCTCCTTCACACCAACCTTGCCAGTATACGCGGGCTCTTGCATGAGGCAGCCCCGCTCGCAGGACCCCTTCTCGCGTACCTTCTTGCGCACGCATTGCACATTGGAGTCTATTTCCAGGGTTCATCGTGGTGTTGAGGCTCTTCAGGCGCGGGTTGGTCTAGGCTCTAACTCTTATCGATATTCCGCCCGGCAGCGTTTGCAGCTAGTGCCCAAGCCGCCTGGCCCTGTCCTCTCCCGCTTCGACTTTGCGACCCACGACGCGACTGCAAAAGTGTCCGAGGTTGATCACCCACTCCCGTCACCGCGCCATCCACGGTCGCAAGTCGCCATTCACTGTTGCGCGCCCAGGACCCCGCATTAACCCACTGTCGGTCGCGTCACCGACATCCTGCCACCCGTCCCAAGCGCCGCCTAGCCTCCTAATCGTCATccgccagcaccaccacACACAGACACCCCCAGCCGCCCCATCATCCCATCCCCGATCGCTGCCCGCTCTGTTGCCAATCCCGAGCACGCCACTGCGCAAACGATCGCGACCACGCGCCGAGCTCCGGAGGGTAGCTGCCCTAGCCGGAGAGTCTTGACACGCCGCCATCGGCTATGGCAAACGTCGGCCCGCCGCCTGCGAGCGAACGAAAGCGCGTCAAAGTCTACGAGCTCAAGAACAATGACTGGTTTGACAGAGGCACAGGCTTCTGCAAGGGCGTTGTCGCCAATGTACGTGCTTGCAATGGCATATGCCTCACCTAGGCCGCTCCGCTAACTCGTGCGACCACAGCAGGAAGAGGCGAGAATCGTAGTCCTATCAGAAGACGACCAGTCGCGACAGCTCCTGGAGACGCGCATCTCCAAAGATGACGGTTACCAGAAACAACAGGGTATGCGCGCGCGTCGTCGCACTCGCCCTCGGTCAAGAGATGACAATAACTAATCGTATACAGACACGCTCATTGTGTGGACAGAGCAAAATGGCACCGACATGGCTCTCAGCTTCCAGGAGCCAGAGGGCTGCGCAAGCATATGGTGAGCTTCGATGCGCCCAGGACACCAGGGCCATGTGCTGATGCCGGACAGGGACTTTGTGAATGAAGTGCAGTCGCGCCTCCAAGCGTTAGCTCAGGGTACGTCCTCTCAAACTGCGCGCATAGCTTCGAGTAAGCTAATGCTGACATAGACGATGGTCTCTCAGACGACATCGACCACATCAGCCCCATACTCCTCCCCGCTCCCGACCTCAGCAATCTCCATGAGATTGAGAATCACATGCGCGCCGCAAATTCCACACCAGGCGGTCGGGAAGCTTTGGCCAAGTTCATCCTCGCCCAGGACTACATACCAAAGCTGATACCGCTGGTGGACATGGCTGAAGACCTTGAAAGTTTGTCTGACCTGCATCGGCTGTGCAGCATCATGAAAATGCTTATCCTCCTCAATGACACCGCCATCATTGAATATGTAGTGACAGATGCCGTGGTTCTGGGTGTGGTTGGGGCTTTGGAATGTGTGCTACCCCACGCGACCTGCCACATGGCTTTGCTGACATTTTACAGACGACCCTGACTTTCCCCTACATAAGGCGAACCACCGACAGTACCTCGATGACGAATCAAAGTTCAAGGAAGTCGTCAGAATCGAAGACGAAAACATAAAACGCAAGATCCACTACACGTACCGGCTGCAGTACCTCAAAGACGTTGTACTTGCACGCATTCTCGATGACCCCACATTCAGCGTCCTCAACTCACTCATATTCTTCCATCAGGTCGATATTGTCCAGCATCTGCAAGCGAATGTACCCTTCTTGAAGGAGCTGTTTGGTATATTTTCGCCAAAAGAGCAAAACCTGGCGCGAAAAAGAGACGCCGTGCTGTTCATCCAGCAATGTTGCGCAATAGCCAAGAGCTTGCAGGCAAACGTCAGAGCCCAACTATACCAAAACTTCATTAGCAGCGGTCTGCTAGAAGTAATACAGTTTGCGCTCAAGCACCAGGACGCATCGGTTCGTGTGGCAGGAACGGATATACTTGTGTCTCTAATCGACCATGACGCTCTCATGGTGCGAAGCTACATCTTCAAGGCCATACAGGAAAAGACAAAGCCGCTCACCGACACCCTGATTGAGTTGCTGCTCATCGAGGTGGACCTGGGTGTCAAGGCGCAAATGGCCGATGCGATCAAGATCTTACTTGACCCCAATGCCAACTCAGCATCCATCGAAGCGCTCGGAAGGACCAACAGCGACTTCCTCGCTAAGATGAGAGGCCAATTACCATCCATACCGCAGACAGACTCTTTCATCCAGAACTTCTACGACGAGTCCGCGCGGAAGTTATTCCAACCTTTGAAGGACCTCGAAGGCAGGGAATCAAGTGAGCATCATTCTCTACCACGCCCTATCACGACTAACATGATTCAGTGGACGATTTGACAATGCAACAAGTGTCATTGTACGCCCATCTAGTCGAGGTTCTCTGCTTCTTCATCCGCCAGCATTCCTTCCGCAGCAAATATTTCATCTTGTCCGAAGGCCTGGCGGTTCGCGTTGCCCAACTCATGGGCTGCCCAGAGAAGCACCTAAAGCTCAGTAGGTCTCCTGCATGTTCTTTCTCCATATCCATACATTTGCTAACAGATACCAGCCGCGCTCAAGTACTTCCGTACTGTACTCGGATTCCACGACGAAACGCACAATCGTCAGATAATTGCCCATGAGCTCTTCGAGCCGATACTGAAGATCCTCTTCGACACCATGCCCCGCGATAATCTCTTGAATTCTGCATGTCTCGAGCTGTTCGAATTTATTCGACGAGAAAACATCAAGATGATCGTCCAACATCTCGTAGAGACGTACAGGGAGAAGTTGCAGGCGATTACTTATGTGGATACATTCCAGAACCTCATACTCAAATATGTCCAGAACCATGAACCGATAACAACCCAAGAGCTCGACAACTCGTTTACAAGCGTAGACAGCGACACCCCCGCACGACATGCTGCGGCCATGAATGGCGGAAAGTGGGGTCATGGTCTTAAAGAGGTGGACCCAGATGAAGAGGCATACTTCAATACCTCAGATGATGAGGATGAACCAATTCCCGGGAGTGGAAAACTGAGCATAAACGGGGCGTCGCCAGTGCGACCTCTTGTCAACTACCCGGATGACGATGCCGACGATGCCGATATGGATGACCTCACAGCTGACGTTACCGCCTCTGCCCCCAAGATATCGTCCGCAACGCAGACTCCCGACGCAGCTACACCCCCACATCCGACTTCGACAGCATCACCACCCGAGCGTGTATCAGAGAAACGTCGCAGAGAAGaggacgaagaagatgagtTACTTGCAAGCATCTCCACCTCCGCTGGTCCTAAACGACGCGCCTCGACATCAAGCAACGCAAGCTCTGGAAGTTTACGTAACTTGCGCCGGAAATCGCCCAGTGTCAACTCCGGCAAAGATGGCGGAGGTACTCCAAAAAAGATATCACTATCTATCCCATTAAAGAGCAGTGGCGAGGGGGGCGAAGGCGAATAGTATCGTCTATCCCTTTTGCAACCGATAACTCATCGAGCATGTGGAGGAGCTTCGCATTTGAGCTGCGCTGCACGCTTTAAACTATCCGAAAGATACCCATTGAAATTTCGGAAGACCTGTGACGTTGTATGGAAATGGGTTATGGGATTGTTGCTTCTTTCATGCAAATGGTTTCGATCGGGTAGCAGCATTGCGATGGTGTAATTATTAGGCGTTTAGTATCTTCACAAACTTTGGGCGAGCGGATCGGGTTTGGATCGGGAATGACGGGACGATGCAGCGCCATGTGCCGGATTGTCAGCGTGTATTTGGGTGTTGGATTTTTCTGTGCATGATCATGGTCATCTGACAGTGTATTATACCTCAGCAGTCTTCATACGGGAATCAAAACTCGTATGTGGATTTGAGTTTCTGTTGTGTGTGACGTGAGTTCACGACAGATGGAGACGTCTGATATCCAGATGGTTCCGTTGGAAAGCACAATGGTATATACCTAGTCGCGTAAGGCTGAGTCACGTTCTTTCGCGTCCGCTAGCGCGTCGACACCCCGCGGTCAGTTTGCGTAATCCAAATCTAACTAGCATTACGTTCCTCCAACTTTCACCTACCTCGGTTTTACGTTTATAACATACCACGTAGTACCGTCATATATCCTAGAAACGCCACGACATGTCTGATGAGCAATCCTCTTCCAAGCCAGGCTCTTTAGAATCAAAAGAAACCCCAACCACCAACGATCAAAACATATCCACCATGCCACCCAAGCCCCCAACACTCACCCTCATCCTCGCCGCCACACCAAACCTCGGCATTGGAAACGCCGGAGGTCTACCCTGGCCCCAGCTCAAAAAGGAAATGGGTTTCTTCGCTCGCGTAACAAAACGCACATCACCATCAAGTAACAACGACATAAAGAAGATCAACGCCGTGCTCATGGGCCGCAAAACCTGGGAAAGCATACCGCCCAAATTCCGCCCTCTAAAAGACCGCTTGAACATCGTCATCACATCGCAGCCCGAGGAATTCGCAAAGAAATTAGACAAGAAGGACGACACAGAAGATGTTATCGAAGGACCCATGGTGTGCTCTGGCATCCTAGACGCACTATCGCAACTTGAGCATTTCCAAGATAAGAAGACTTCATCAAcatcatcatctccaaccctcaaactcgacaaaATCTTCGTCATTGGCGGCGCAAGCATATACAAGACGGCGCTTGAACTCCCCCAGACGAAGCGTGTGTTGCTTACCAAGATCAACAAGGAGTTTGAGTGCGACACGTTTTTCCCTGTTAATCTGGAGGAGACTACGTTTTGGGAGGGGAGGAGTAGGGAGGAGATGGGGGAGTTTACGGGGGAGGAGTTGGTGGAGGGGGGTTGGAGGAACAGGGGGTGGGTTTTGAGTTTTGTATGTATGAGAGGGAGTAGGTGGGGGTTAGTTATGACAGGGATGTTTGAGGAAGATAGTTTGGTACTGCATCGGGCTTATGCTGTGAACGCCTCTATTGTATGCTAGCTAACTAGCTGATGATATGCTAGTACAGACTTTACCACTCAGGTTTGGAATATCTGGTGGCATGCCATTTCTAGAATACTGTTTTGCTAGGTTGGTATTCCAGAGGAAGTCAACTATATTCCACCCAGCGCCTCATTCATTAGAGTAGACAACATGAAGAGAAGCAGTACCTCAGTATGTTAACATGCAAACTAACTAAACAATGTAGTCATTAGATACAGCAAAACCTCTTCAATAAGGATCTACACACATACACAAACGCAAACCTACCACGGGGGCAACATGTCAGAGATCGTATCCTCCACCAGCAAATCATCACGATAACCCTCAAAAATGCGATCAAACATATCAGTGGTCCATCGAACCGTCGATCGAGCTTGATTATGTGCCTTTTTATATTCCCAATACTCAGGGTACCAGCCCGCACACTCCCAATCAACTATTCCAGCTATCCTACCTGCCCCATTCACCAATATATTCCTCATATTAAGATCTGCATGTGTAAACACGATTTCATGTTTCACACCGTGTGATTTGGAAACCAGTTTCCGCCCATCTTCATCCAAAGGAAGCTCATAGGTCAAGAACTCGTTGAATTCCACCTCATCCCGGAACCCAAGTTTTCTGCTTGCAGAGTTGCGGATGCGCCAGTCCAAGATTCCCCCTCCTATTGCATTGCAGATCTGGAACTCTGAGCCGGTTTTATTGGGAATTTGCCGCAGTTTTGCTATGTACTGCTTAAGATCGCGTGCTACCGCCTGTAATTGCTCATCAGTCATGGTAGGGAGTCTTAGCCCAATCTTCTCTCCGACAATACCAGTCATTAGGAGAAACGAAGAATCAGAGTATTGAATGACATCGACTGCTCTTGGTGCAGGATGTGGGTATACCGCTCAACCAGACGGAGTGCTTGGGCTTCTGCTTGATGCTTTGGTGCCCAATCACTACCAGATACCCGCAGATACAGATTGAAAGGAAGTCGATAGTCTCTATCAGAACCGGTGTTACCATAAAGTCTGTTCGAAATCCGGGCTAAGCGCTTGTAGGCAAGCGCTCGAAAAAACGCTGGTGTGTGAACCCAGACATATCGTAGGGCATGATATACACCTCGAAGATACCATGGATTCCAAGAGGTTTTGTTCGCCAAAGCTTCCACGGCTGGATTTGTGGGTTCTCCAGCAGCTGAATCATGTAGTATGCTGGAGTTTCGCTTTATGTACTTGAAAACTTCTAGCCATACCAAGGCATTTGCAAATCGGTCATGGACTTCCAAATGCGCAGCTTTTGGAAGCGAAGAGAGTCCAACAGCTTTAATTTCCAGCGTTATGAAACGAAAATATTCAATGTCATTGGATGGAAATAGATTCCTACTTCGCACATAATACCGGGCCTAGCTGATTAGAACAATAATGGAGTCAATAAGAGACGCCTTACCGAACTGCTTATGTCCTCAGATGGGCTGCTTTTAAAAGAAATTCTTCCTTTGCTGAACTGTTTAAAGACATGTGACGATAATAGTATCAGCTGCTCGGATAGATGTTGATCCGAAGAAAGAGAATCTCGGCTCAGGAGTGATCGCAGATTATGCAGCTGTGACTCGCCTATGAATGCGGCAAACATCTTGGCAAGTCGTTTCTAAGAGGGGGTTAGGGATGAAGGAACATAGGACAAACAGACTCACGTTGTTAACCATGTCAATATCACAGAACAACGAAGGTGGCAAGATGTAAGCAAACAACAAGCTTCCGTAATGCTGCTGTTCATCCTCGGCCTTTGAGATGCAGCATCGCCCCCCATCTCTTTGCCATATATTGCGCCTTTGTGATTCTTCCAGGTCCTTGCAAACAACGGGGCGTACTACAAACCATCGTTAGCTCTCTCCAAGTCAAGCTATTGGCAATCGTACCTTTCTCGAGGAGACATATCCAGTCGGCTAGAAACTCGGAAACTGCAATCTGATCCTTTCCAGAAACCTCATCGATAAAGAACTGTGCTGCGACTTTCTAGTAACTCTGAAGTGTCTGAGAATACGATAATAGAGAACAGTGTCATCTTCTACACGAAGTAAATCCTAGACAGCAGCCAACATGCTAGGATTGACATCACACAGCATAGAACCTTGGAGGTACCTGAGTACTCTCCCCCAGTTATGAGTGATAGTAAATTGAGGCAAGGGATCCGAATTGGGAATATGACGCAGTTCTGGTACTTGCCACTCACCATTAGGAAGGCGCCAGGCTGCTGAGAAGGAATGATCCCCTCTTTCACTTGACTATAAACTCGCCACAATCAATCACTCCACTTCACATTGTTCCCCACTTACCATGATCGCATCCGCCAGTCCCTCTCCTTCTCACCCGGCACCAAAACCATGGATGAAAACATGCCCATGCAGTTCGGATGGACTGGGCTATTGCAGGAACGTACGTAACCACCATTCTTCTACAAAGCGCAGCCAGCCGCACCTTCTAACGCGGAACATGTAGACCCCATTCTCTTCCTGGCCCTGCGAGCCTctgccaacaacaacaacacgCTCGTCATCCTGCTTCTCCTTTCCGTATTCTCCGCCGTATATGATGCGTCCCGTGTCTACGTTGGCGGCCATGTGCGTACGCGCCAGACACACCACTACTCCTTCATTGACGACACACACGAGAGCTCAGCACCTAGTCTCTTGTCTTCACTCGCACGCGCCAAGAAAGGACGTCCTCGCATCATTCTGTACGCCAAAGCCATCATCCACTTCGCGCTCTTCGTAGGTGTACAGTGTATCATCACATGGATCGTGATCAAGATAGCGCGGATTCTGGCATCGAATTACGtggacgacgacgacgtaCGCCAAGAGTGTGATCTTCTGCTTGAGAAGGGACTGGAGTGCTCTGCCGCGATACGGTATCACAATGCGCTCAATGTGGCAGCTGTCATCTGCCTTTTGTGCTTGATTCGCGGTTTCAAGCTACATATCGATACACCGACTCGCACCCGTCCAATCGATGATACAGATTACAGTCCTGGCTTCGTCGCTCTCAAGACCAAGTGCCGAAGTATGGCGCAGATTATCCTCGCTGTACCCATCACCATTGTGGCTCTACACTCTCGCGTGTCTAGGAGGGAGATGTGGAAGCATGTGGGGATTCTGTTTGGTCTGACTATTACTTCACTGATCATCTTTCTTGCTGGCAACTTTGTTGTCTTGCTTGCTACACTGCCGGTATGTTCGAATACTGCTTTCGATATCAATGGGCTAACAGGCTTTCCAGGACTTGCAGCATACATTGGACGCGTTGGAGGAGTCGGGACTGACGAGGCAGACTAAAGTATTGCCTCTAGCGGGGCAATAGATGATATGTGTTGCAGGGCTCCCATACAAGAATGTGTTTGTGGGGTACATAGGAATTGCTCGATGGGAAGGCTTGCATGGAGCGAATGGAAGTTTGGGGAAAATAATGTTCGATTCATTTAGATGATGTCGATACATGTACGTCGAATCTTTTGATCGTCAGTATCGTGAAAGTAAAATAGGAATGAAAGCGACATGTATACTCGTTTATCGCATGTAAAATCATACCTCCCAAGCTTATTCCTGTCATATCTGACCCATCACTGCACAAGCACACCAAGAATTCAAGCCATACTTTGAAATCGGAATTCTAACAATCGCCCTCCTCTACTCAATTATCTCCACCCTCATCCCACAGCAAAACTTCTTTTCCCTCTACTCCAAGGAACCACACCCCTATCATCACACCCGCTTATCCCATAACCAAATCCCAAACCGTCTTAACACTCCATCCCATCAGCACATAATGCGCAATCATCCACCCAGCCCCATAATACCTACCCACACCGCCCTTCTCCCCACTATTCGTATACCCAATCGCATATACCACACGATTGACGCTCCAAATGCCACCCAACACAGCCGCCGCAACGGGGTATCTCAGACCCGTAATCAGCATAGAGCCGAGGGCAGTAACGTGGTTTTCGT is a window from the Pyrenophora tritici-repentis strain M4 chromosome 7, whole genome shotgun sequence genome containing:
- a CDS encoding SMK-1 domain containing protein, whose translation is MRAANSTPGGREALAKFILAQDYIPKLIPLVDMAEDLESLSDLHRLCSIMKMLILLNDTAIIEYVVTDAVVLGVVGALEYDPDFPLHKANHRQYLDDESKFKEVVRIEDENIKRKIHYTYRLQYLKDVVLARILDDPTFSVLNSLIFFHQVDIVQHLQANVPFLKELFGIFSPKEQNLARKRDAVLFIQQCCAIAKSLQANVRAQLYQNFISSGLLEVIQFALKHQDASVRVAGTDILVSLIDHDALMVRSYIFKAIQEKTKPLTDTLIELLLIEVDLGVKAQMADAIKILLDPNANSASIEALGRTNSDFLAKMRGQLPSIPQTDSFIQNFYDESARKLFQPLKDLEGRESMDDLTMQQVSLYAHLVEVLCFFIRQHSFRSKYFILSEGLAVRVAQLMGCPEKHLKLTALKYFRTVLGFHDETHNRQIIAHELFEPILKILFDTMPRDNLLNSACLELFEFIRRENIKMIVQHLVETYREKLQAITYVDTFQNLILKYVQNHEPITTQELDNSFTSVDSDTPARHAAAMNGGKWGHGLKEVDPDEEAYFNTSDDEDEPIPGSGKLSINGASPVRPLVNYPDDDADDADMDDLTADVTASAPKISSATQTPDAATPPHPTSTASPPERVSEKRRREEDEEDELLASISTSAGPKRRASTSSNASSGSLRNLRRKSPSVNSGKDGGGTPKKISLSIPLKSSGEGGEGE
- a CDS encoding MAPEG multi-domain protein; the encoded protein is MANIQLPDQYGYVLAAAVSTFLIGAWHGGRVGTFRKAAKIPYPYEYASYEQVTSASPASKAAMLAFNSAQRAHQNFNENHVTALGSMLITGLRYPVAAAVLGGIWSVNRVVYAIGYTNSGEKGGVGRYYGAGWMIAHYVLMGWSVKTVWDLVMG
- a CDS encoding DUF3984 multi-domain protein; protein product: MSRSSYPQTIAASVSEQRPAAVPTKPSRPASVQYRNFSNPLADDLPSAVGAKPVGAEELQARIKAARRSRTVSQPLPEAVQRQLDQAANNPDLIHPALRARSGVPKNIHRSASHQCKPREELSIEAVMRRFSAESDGKAGLSRSRPTTPGELDGPPPVSALPAHLPPANYRPRSYPTRSRRSSMTKRPSPLSYVSSPDDSTDACSHTSRRTSASSRTSRTESKSDSCKDDDKDDMIRVVTLEASKSRLSKRKHELESRAPPGNSPEVAQLKSPPAKNRSSWHNLSRRSILCSV